The Drosophila sulfurigaster albostrigata strain 15112-1811.04 chromosome 3, ASM2355843v2, whole genome shotgun sequence genomic sequence TAAACGAACGAAACGGAACGGAAAGCAAGAAAGGACGGTATCatcagcacagcacagcacgcACAGTGGAACAAAcgaatgtgttttatttgcgATTTGTTTTTGGGGAAACGAAGAAAGACAACACACGCAGTTAGCAGCAGCGACGATGGCAAACTGACTAACGGTAAACAgcagcgacgacaacgacgccAACGAtggcgacaacaacgacgacgacgacgacatgaTGACCTTCACCAACACGCACAGCCCAAGGAAAGTgtccaaaaaaagaaaacttttcgcacacacacacacacacacacacacacgagtaaaaacaacaacaataacaagcagcgactgcgacgccaacaacagcagaagtaGCAGTAACAGTGGCATTAGCAGCAGAGTAAAGTAGCAGTAGCGACGACGTCGACTGAAGTAGCAAAGCATAGCATCAGGgggaagcaacaacaacaaccggacaacaacaacaagcagaagaagcagcgcAAAAGAGCGCCTGGCAAAAAGCTTTGGTCGTGGGTCGTGTGCCATGCAAAAACTCGCGCTTTGATTTCGGTTTTCTGCTACGTTGCGTGCCGAATGCCGAGAGTTGAGTTTTCAAGTGCAAATTTGCCATAAACTTGCAAAAAGCTGCCTTCGCCTGTATGTGTGGATGAGTGTAGTACGAGCTTCATATATGTGTACGTGTGGGCTgtaaacactcacacacgtacacactcAAGCAATGGCCGCTTTGCGCTTTTagcaagagagggagagacagagagagagagagtttaaGAACGAGCGCCAAATGTAAACACAAGAAAAGTACGGTCAGTGTGGCCACATTAGCAATGTTGAGATTTATGTTAAGCATTAACATAGCGCCGTTAAGTTGTCATATGCTATCGTAAGTTTACATTATATGTGTGACCCACTAATAGAAATTATCagttaacaacaaatttatttaataactaaaGTTAAGCGCAACGTTTAGTTGATAAGAGCATTCCACTTACGGTTAGAGAGAGTCTAGTTTCAAGTTTTGCTTTACAGTACACAAATCAAAGCTTTCGCTAAAGAGAACATaacagagagggagatagagagggagagagcaagCGCAAGCTCTGGCATGTAAAAGCTTTTAGGTTGACCATAAATCAGGCCACCTTCGCCttcaaatattgttgtttgttgtaattcgctgctgcagctggaaTTGTTTGTGGGCGCGCAGCAACACGATCGCAACACAAATACCAATAAGATGACTACTTACAATGTCCTCCTCTGGTATGGTGGTGCATGAGGTGCGCACGTGTCGCACTCGATGCATGGCATCCAAACTGAGCCGATGCTCGTGGTCATCCCGCAGCATGGCATCAAAGACAGCGACGCCGCCATCGATGCTGCTCTCCCGTAATATTCGACCGCCGCGTCCACTGAACGAACCGCTGCcatgatgctgctgatgctgatgatgatggctgGAGGTTGTATAGCTGACGCCAACCTCGGAGAACGAACGTATTCGCATCGCGCCATTCTCGTCTGTGGTGAGTGCAACCGATTTGAAGCGATCGATAACAGCATCCTGAATGCTATTCACGCTCAGCTGATTGCCCATGGCgggcgcacacacacaactaacCACACGTTAACTAACTAATTGtccaagcacaacaacaacaacacttgacaaacacaaaacaaaagcgagtcgaagagagagagagagacgcagCAGCTTCGCTTGCGGGAGGAGCCGCTTTGTTGTGACGCTTCTGCACGGCGACAGGATGTTTATCAAACTGAAATCGACTCGGGCATTCAACaggcaaagcagcaacagcaacagcagcagcagccgcagcagaaGGCGAAGCCAACGAACGCAGAAGGGGTGAGCAAGAGAGACAACTACACATGGCGGGAAAGGGAGAGCGCaagtgtctgtgtctgtgagGGGGATGGCGCAAGAGCGAGACAGTCACGGACAGAGAgtcagagcgagagagagtgcgcGTCCACAGGTTGCAAAGTGCAGCACGGGAGAACTTTGCTTGCAGCACCCAGGCAGCCATTTCCAGGAAACATTGCAAGCTTTTCACAAGCTTACAACGGCCCGCAAGCTGCAACACCCAGTTGCAatacccaacacacacactcacacacacacagacacatataAATACCATTACAAACACATGTAACGCATGTGTCTGCGTTAATATTTTGGAACCATTGAAGCGATTCAGCATCACACGCTCCTCGTGCGACTCGCTTCTAAATCCATCATCCCATCCTCACACATCCTCAGCGTGGTCACTTTTTTGTGTCCCCAAAAATAACCCAATATGGTTTATTGATTTCAACGCAGTCGCGTCGCCTTCACAGGGTTGGACAATGAACCTGTAAAAAATTGCTGAACGGTGGAACATGTTTAGAAAGCGAGAGATGAAAATTCATTACAGCAAATCTATCCGgattatgaatgaaatatattatattggtATATAAACCATAGAGAAGAAAATCTATTAGAGACAATCTATCCGAATTATGAAtggaatatattatattggtATATAAACAGAAGAAAATCTATTAGAACAAATCTATCTAAATTAAGCAtggaatattaatatataatgctCTTTGCCGTGTGTTATGCAGCTGTTATTTTCATCAGTTTATATCGCGAATgatcaatataaaattttaaaaacaaactatagttagtatagtatagtaacTGTTAcaaaaaagtttatatatgtacttccataaatatatgtaatctTCAGTAAAGATATCTTCTACatatttgaatacaaaattcaGATTTTAAGGTCCTTCACCCTACGCAGGAAGATATAACAGATAAGTCCTCTAGTTAGTTACTTTCCCAGTTAAGATCCTCAGTCAAGATCTTAATCAGTCAAGATCCTAATCAGTCAAGATCCTAATCATTCAAGATCCTAATCAGTCAAGATCCTAGTCAGTCAATCCCTAATCAATTGATATTGGGAAAATGCTTCGCAACCGTGTTCACAATATATTTTCCGAATACATCTGTGTaagaaacaaaacataatTCTATTTTCAGCAGCAGTTACCGACGTTGAGAAGAATTTGAACGATGTCTTCGAGAGGCACGTGATCTAGACCTATCAGgatttctttgttttcttctccTAGACCTCGACCTAGCACGCCTCCGTCGACTTCTTGCACTTGCAACTTCTTCTCCCCGCTGATCTTTCTCCATGTCGAAAGCCAAACGAGCACCCAAATATTTCCCCTCACTGAACAAGTCTTTCTCATGGCTCTCAAGTCGCTTCCACATATTGGAAGCCTCCTTTAGCAAATCACTTGGCGACTTGTCGATTCTATTACCCAACCACATTTCACGCAAGAAATTAAAGTGCTTACTCTTGGTTAGCATTACAGGCCAGTGTCCGTCTTCCATGTTTtgtaaaatcgaaaaaaaataaatctagCAAGTAAAGACTCGAAATAAACCCGCAATTTTTCCTGagaattattattcttttctGTAAAGCTGATATATGTAGAATAAAAATGGGAGGGAGTAACTCAATACTATTTGAATTTTCGATGATTACTAgatataagaaaatattccTAAAAACCAtcgaacaaaaataataaacaacgAATGGTAAGTAAGAGAAATTTCGCTGGTCTAAACACTATTAAATTGCTTCAAGAACTTCCTTATTTATTACCCAATCATAactaaagcaattaaattcagCAACTACCAATATAAGAGGTAAAGGTGGTgaactaatactaatacttcTAAAATTAAACTAGATCagtattgttaaaataaatgatagcTATATTTGTTAAAGTCTCTGATATAAACGCAACAATGGGTAACTATAgcaagtaaatatatttaatcttCGGTAAATCGTTATATTTGAAGAAATCAGATTCTAACGACCATCACCAATGCTCACAGGGAAGAAAGAGATAAGTCCTCTAGTTAGTTACTTTCCCCGTTAAGATCCTCAAGATCCTAATCAATTGATAGTCAGAAAATGCTGCGTAACCGTGTTTATTATAGAGTTTCCGAATATATCAGTGTaagaaacaaaacataaatctATTTATAGGTGCAGTTACCGAGGTTGAGAAGAATTTGGACGATTGACCAATCaggaatatacaaaaatatatattctacgTTCTTTATATGGATCGGAGATATCACCCTCTGCTTATAACATACTACCTCTAGGAATAAGTTATAATTAATAGACCCTTTTCCAGTCTCATTAAAGAGGAGGGTTCAATTTTCCGTTGGCGGTAAGTTATATAGTTATAGAGGAATCAAGGGGATAGTTCTCTAGCCTCTAATGGGTtaatgctgatcaagaatatatgaaGGCTCTGATCGACGTCAAATACTGATCCTTTGTGCTGAGCACCGTGAGATTGAGCTACTAAATCGACTAATTCATACCTTCCATCGTTTACATAGATTGGCACGCTTATCAAAATAGGGCAACAATGGGTTAATAACGAGGGATTCACTTACCCTTTCGAGTTTCTGAAAATAGTTGCGCAGGAATTGCACCGGATTCTCGGGGCGACAGACGCACAGCTGGACGATGCAGTCTTTGAGTACTCGCTGGATGCCATGCGTTTGTATGTAGTGTTCGCACTCCCGCAAGCTCTGCTCCTCCAAAGTCTTGGCCATCATGTACGACATGTGTACGACGCGTCTCGGCTACGTATGTAtgagtgaatgtgtgtgcgagtgttaatgggtgtgtgtgcgtgaatgTGGCTGTTTGAGTTGAAGGCTGCGTCGATGTCTCGAAGTCGGAGTCGGCgttggagcagcagcagattgcGTATGTGAAGAAGACGACGTTGTTGCaggtttttctttctttacgCTACGCAATAAACACAacgttattattatatacggAGCGAAGTGTGCGTGagtttgtttatgtgtgttgACTGTGGTGTGTTGACCGTGGTAAGCTGCGCTGCCCGAATTGCAACAACTCTATACACTACAGGAAAATCAAGTAAAATAACTTATTGAACACAGGGCGTCAAGTGCACCGCGAGCACCActtgtgtatgtacatatgtatgcatgtatgtatgtatatgggaTGTATAGCTTTTTCTTTGCGTTTGCAgctgctttttcttttgcttttgcgttttgctgttgcttttgatttttttactGTTGGCTTTTTGGCACTGTTTTCACTTTTGCGATCCACTTGCGTTTATCAGTGCTGCGCTCAATGCTGCCGTTTATTATTGATTGCCTGACCGTTTCCTGCAGCATTCAGAACACTTTCAATTACTTTGTATAGTTGCGAAATACTGTTTTTTCATAGAAAACTTAACTAAATTTTTCACGCACGTAAactttgcagttgttgtttttgttgttttttgcttagTAGTGCCACAGTGTGACCGCATGCCAgtacaacacaaaatataccaaagatgaGTGTAAATCTATCGATAAGCGATAACATGCTGATGAGCAACGCTGCGATTGcgatattattttgaaattaaacttGGCGTGGGTGCAACGGTGCAAACGTTGGatacttttgaaataaatgtttacttaatttgcaaattagcTGAAAACATTGGCGCAATGTGGATGCTGCAAGCAATCAGCAAGTGTTTGGCCCAACAATTACAAGTATGTAGTGAGCGCTGTGCTCAGTAAAGTTGGTTAAGAAATaggtttgtgtgtgtgtccaacACAAATtggtttattgatttttcctCAGCTAAAATGCTGCACACGGAATCATTGCCCACACATCAAGGCATTTATACGCCGCTAAGTCAGGCAATGACCGATTCGGAGTCCGATGAAGAGATTGAGATACACAACGCAACCAAGCatcagcgacagcgacaacagttacaacagcaacttcaacagcagcagcagcaacatcaacagcagttgcaatcacagcagcaacaacaactgcaacgtAATCGCAGCCGCATACCACCAAGTACGTTGGCATTAAAGTCGCCCCACACACGTACCACAACAGCCACACGTATAGTGGGTGGCGGGTCACAGTtgaagccacagcagcaacatacacagcaacagcagcaacattcaaaatttaagtcggacaacagcagcaacaatagcagcagctaCACCACCAACATGCAAAACACATTTCGCTCCGTGATGCTCAGCGATCTAGGCAGCTCAGCAGCCGTTGGAGGCGGCAATGTGGGCGTCGAGTTCTCCAATTTcaatggcggtggcggcgACTACGATGTGAGTGCCGACAATGTGGCCATCTTGGGCAACAGTCAAACCGATGACATACACAAACATCTGCCCATGTCGacgcgacgtcgctgctgtttCATTGCCTCCTTGCTGCTCTGCCTGTTCGCCGTTGTGGGCTTTGTTTGGCTGCTGCCCTGTGGCAATGCCGATGGCACTGGCGCCTGTCCAGCGCCCGTGGATCGCCTGAAGACGCACAACTGGCTGAACAACTACACAAAGATAGAGCTAAGAGGTGGCGTTAATGTTGTGGCCGGTTTGCGTGCCTGGGAGAATAATCTGGTGTTTCTGTATCGTGGCGATGTCTTCTTCCCCGAATTTCGTGCCACAAATCACAAACGCAATGGCATCATCTCATTGCTGGGCAGCTCGGGCGCCGTCGCCTGGTACGATGAGACTGTGGATGAGCCGGTAGCCATTGATTGCACACTGCTCGATGTGGACAGCAATGGCAAGCCGGATTGCCTGGTGATCGATGAGTACGGCGAACTGGGCGTCATCAATTCGGCCAGCGGTCAGTGGCATTGGCGTTTCATGGAGCATTCGGCACGCAAACTTGATGCCTATGATTTTCCACTCATACTGCCCGACATTGATGGCGACGGTGTGCTGGACATACTGCTTATCTCGAGCATATCACTGGAGCAGCGCACTAAAACCtttgtgcagcagcaacacacgCCAGGCTCACCAGCAGCCACCCAACTGGAAGCACGCAATGTGCTGCGTTTGCTGTCCGGTCGACGTGGCGTACCCATTGGCGATGGCTTTCGCGTGCTCGACTGCGCGCAGTTGTCGCGATTGCAGCTATCGAATGCGGCCAATGCGGCTGCCACGCTCAGCGTTAGCTACAGCTGCCAGCGCAGCGACAACCACACGGAGGAACAGCGCTCCAAGTCGCTGGCCGCGCTGTATCAGTTGATCACCAACAAATCGTTGGTGGGACAACGTTTGTTGCCCGCCTCCAAGATTGCGCAGCATCGTCGCCATGGCCAGCGCAAGGATACCGAGGCACAGCGCAATGTTTACTCGCTGAGCGGTCGCGAGTTGACCGTGGAGAATCGCGGCAAGTGCCCCGATTGCAATGTGACGCTGGTGTTGACCGAAAGTCGCAATGGCCAGCGTTTCACACTGAGGAATTTCACCAACAGCGGCATGTATGGCATGGTGCCGGCTCAGTGGCACTTTAAGAACACCAAGATGTCTGGCTTTGTGATGAAGTTCTGGAAGTGGCACAGCAACGCAGTCAGACagacacagccacagcagcaacagtcgcaaCAGCAATCACAGGCGACCAATAGCGTGGACAAAACAAGCAACTATACGAACAGCACGAGCAGCGGCTCCGCAAAGCATCTGAATGCCATCAAGGAGAAGGACAAGAGCAAGGACAAGTCATACAAcaagacagcagcaacatcacaacaacagcagcagcagaagaagcagcaacaacagcagcagcagcaacatcagcgtCTTAAACGCGATCACGAACAGCAACATGAATTCCCAGCGCAGCATGAGGAATTCGATGACTTTGAGCACTTGCTGCCGATAGAAAAACGAGACACATTCAATGTGCTCGCCACGAAGAATCAACGTAAACTTAATGGCAACAGTCCCGCCGCACAGCTGatgaaaaactataaaatgcaaatgaccACAGAGACGGTTATTCTAGTGCTCTTCATTGGCGCCGACACACGGATCGAGAACACATCGCAGAGCAATATTGTGCAGTTCTGTCGCAGCGATCGCAACGAAATGATTTGCCAGCCGGATCTCATTAATCAAGAGAACTCAATGCTGATTGCCGATCTAGATATGGATGGCTCACAGGAGCTGGTGTCGTACATGTCCACGTTTGTGCCCGCCGACGATGATCCCGTGAATAATTGGAAGCTCGTTAGCTATGTGCGTCTCTTGCGTCTTCAGTCCGAGCTGCCTTATTTCTATGAGCAGGAAAAACACAACTAGGCGggacagagagcgagaacaCCACCTTGGTAACAGGAACGTGCATTTAAACACAcatcacacagacacactctgGATTTTGGGGGGAGAGGCCTGCCTGGTGGACAACACCCATCATAACACGTACTTAGTAGTTAAATTGCTAGTTGCATgtattacaattacaaaacatTAACAATTACgattgtatattataaatagaaCCCTTTTCTAGTCTCTCCCACAAAATAAACGGTTTAATaacaattgcaacatttgtttttttttttcttttttttgtttgttgtttgtataatCCTAAAAAGTccgaaattcaattatttttgcaacgGTTCTAAATAATtaacgaaatgcaaatgcaaaaataaagaattcacATTTCCATATTctcattttttattacaattgatCGTCTACCACTGCGCGTGGTAGACCCGCCTAGATGTTAAGATCGCTCACATAGCGCTTGCAATTGGCCTGAAACTGTGCCGATGCCCATTGCTCTGTCAGGATTTTGAACTCTGCATCAAGCGATGGCAGCAACGCCGCATTCGCCGTCTGATTTAGCTTCTTGAGCCCGCGATAATGctgtaattacaattaaaacaGATTTAGGAACGTCTTAAACAAGTAAgcaagctgcagtcgagtgtacttGACTATTAGATAactattattcttaaaatatacctaattatatggcgcaaaatatacaaaaatgtactaatggatatatttagtatatttatatagcactagatataaaatataccatatgatataaaaatactataaattatatagcaCATACatttactaaatatagccattaggtatatttcagtatttttatacactatatattttaaatgtagtactatataaatatatcatatataaccaatggtataatttagtatggtatatggtatattttaaatgtagtactatataaatataccatatagccataatgaaaatgaaaaaaaaaactgaaacaatttaataagaaaattgacgttatttttatagcactagattaatactatatttagagctaatattgattttacaaacttatttttttggtttgaatacgaattcattcatttttgcaattatctcAAAATCTAAaaagattttcaaaattattaatttttctaattaaagTGCCAATCCAAAACTATAAGAATCATCATtacaagcaagcaaaaaaaatatatccctatctcttatagtctctgagacgTAGGTGCCcaaacggacggacagacagacagacggatattGCATTCTCGTCTTGGCTGTCGACGCTGAACAAGAAGTGCCTCCTTTTGCGACAGGCATATAGTTAAAATAaccttttaccctatgggtagcgagtataataagaattagaaataaaagtcGTTGGACTCACCTCAGCTGTGCTGTTGGAAATAAGTTTGGCCACTTCGAGCGCCTCGTCGTTGACACTGCGTGCCTTGCAGCACTTGTCAATAAAGCTATTCCCTCCGACTGTTGTCACTAACTCCAATGCCTGCAGCTGTTCGCCCAGCAAAAAGAGACGATTGTGCtgaaattaaacataatacaTTTAGCAATTGAGAATGTTTTGAAATGCAAGATTTTATTACTTACAACTTGACTGGAGACCTTTGGATGATTGTGCCAGAGCGCATAACCCTCTGGCAGCTGGCCAAGCTTGGCATAGCTTGTCTCAAGGCTGCAGTCATCGGCGGAGACAACATAGTCAAACAGAG encodes the following:
- the LOC133841407 gene encoding uncharacterized protein LOC133841407 translates to MLHTESLPTHQGIYTPLSQAMTDSESDEEIEIHNATKHQRQRQQLQQQLQQQQQQHQQQLQSQQQQQLQRNRSRIPPSTLALKSPHTRTTTATRIVGGGSQLKPQQQHTQQQQQHSKFKSDNSSNNSSSYTTNMQNTFRSVMLSDLGSSAAVGGGNVGVEFSNFNGGGGDYDVSADNVAILGNSQTDDIHKHLPMSTRRRCCFIASLLLCLFAVVGFVWLLPCGNADGTGACPAPVDRLKTHNWLNNYTKIELRGGVNVVAGLRAWENNLVFLYRGDVFFPEFRATNHKRNGIISLLGSSGAVAWYDETVDEPVAIDCTLLDVDSNGKPDCLVIDEYGELGVINSASGQWHWRFMEHSARKLDAYDFPLILPDIDGDGVLDILLISSISLEQRTKTFVQQQHTPGSPAATQLEARNVLRLLSGRRGVPIGDGFRVLDCAQLSRLQLSNAANAAATLSVSYSCQRSDNHTEEQRSKSLAALYQLITNKSLVGQRLLPASKIAQHRRHGQRKDTEAQRNVYSLSGRELTVENRGKCPDCNVTLVLTESRNGQRFTLRNFTNSGMYGMVPAQWHFKNTKMSGFVMKFWKWHSNAVRQTQPQQQQSQQQSQATNSVDKTSNYTNSTSSGSAKHLNAIKEKDKSKDKSYNKTAATSQQQQQQKKQQQQQQQQHQRLKRDHEQQHEFPAQHEEFDDFEHLLPIEKRDTFNVLATKNQRKLNGNSPAAQLMKNYKMQMTTETVILVLFIGADTRIENTSQSNIVQFCRSDRNEMICQPDLINQENSMLIADLDMDGSQELVSYMSTFVPADDDPVNNWKLVSYVRLLRLQSELPYFYEQEKHN